The segment TCTACCTAGCAACTGGAGATTCTGGGTCTGAGTCTTGTGTGTTAAATGTCGCTAAGTATTGGGACCTATGTGAACCTGATGTGAGTGGATGTCTTTCTATCTGGAAAAGGGCTATGTTCTTTTGTATTGTTTCTGTCTTGCAGTTCATCTGATTTTCTTATGTATCAGTATTGAATCCCTCCCCGTGCCCCCAATATTTCCCTTTCAATTTGCACCTGATTTCTAACCGAATCTGCAATCAAACTCTTTCAGGCACTCCATATACGCAGCAGTCTTACAAAGTTAGTGAATCTTTCCCCTTCAAATGGATAAACAAGAAGTGGAAAGAAGGATTTCATGTCACATCAATGGCAACTTCTGGAAGCCGATGGGGTGTTGTCATGTCCCGCAATGCTGGCTTTAGTGATCAGGTATGAGGGCAGTACTTCTTTTATACCTAAAAATACCTTAAAGAGTGGCTGCTTGTAGTGAACAAGAATCTCCTTGTCTTAATTGTTGGCCTAAAACTATGAAGATTGCATTCAGCTTTTACTATCCATGTTAGTATAAAACTGGTGGCCGGAGACACAAGGCTTTTGTCACTACAGGATTTGGGAGGGTCGGATATATGCAGTCTTACCTCTGCATGTGGATCGGCCATTTCTGTGTTTCAAACTTGTAACATCCTGGTCATAGTGGAGCAATCTTACTATTGTGATGAGGCCTCCTCTCTACCATCCATTTTAGCTTTTGCTTTAGAAAACTTTGTCGAAGAAATTTATTGGTTGTTTTATTGTAAAAAGGGTCCAACAATTTGCAGGAAGAATCTGCTTTAGACTCGGACCATTATTGGCCTGCCTTTAAAGAGGACTGTTTAAATCTCATGCACACAGACTGCTGTCATAAGGGCAGGGCAGAATGATCCAGTACTGTCCAAAACAAAAATGAGTATAATTGCTCCTTTTTCTGCACCCACtactagaaaaaaagaaaaaaaaaacaactgcTGCAGTTTATTTTCACAAAATTCTCCGCATTTTATAAAGATAAACAAGAAGTCTATTGCTTCTTTCATAATTATCCtttgatataaaatatttaaatacctTTGTCCAATTCTAAATATTTTTCATCTCTGACCAAATGAAAAACTAACTAATTTTAGCTGCTGCCCTTAAATGTGCCCATCATGTCTTTGGATCTTTGGATTTTTGAGCTACAATTTAGATATGGTGATCCTTCATAGTTGCTATAGCATGACGTAACAGAAAATCCTTCATGCTTCTTTCTGCTCTGTTTTTTTCCAggttgttgaattagattttctctATCCAAGTGAGGGAATCCATAGGCGTTGGGATAATGGGTATCGCATAACCTCAGTGGCTGCCACTTGGGATCAGGCTGCCCTTATTCTAAGTGTGCCCAAACGGAAGCCTGGGGATGAGACTCAGGAGACCCTTCGAACCTCAGCGTTCCCAAGTGCTCACGTCAAGGTAGAGTATCACCTCATGACTTTAACATGAGTGAATCTACGATATTCCGAGTAGTAGATGGATGTTATGGCAGTTCAATCTGAattaatatgaagaaaaatggTAAATTTCTTTACAAAAAGATATTTATGGGAACTGCAGAATGGGGCCGGCATTCATTAAATGGTTGCCTGCTGCTCTAATGCCATTAAATGGCTGCAATTATTGCACCTTCTTTTAattgttatttttttaatatggaTGACGTCATAAAAATGTCGACTGCTTTACATGTACATGCTTCGTCTGATTTTCTTTTCGTTTTCttctgtttgtgtgtgtgtgtgtgtctgtgtacaTGCAGGATAAATGGGCCAAGAATCTCTATCTTGCTGCTGTGTGCTATGGACGCACTGTATCATGATATTTATGCCGACCTACATGTCAAATATTGAGAGCAGTGTTTTGCTGCCTGAGTTTAATTTAGCATGCAAGTGGTAACCGCTCGAAAGGCAATGGTAGGCAGTCTTATTTTCTTTTGTCGTCTTTGTTCGATTGTAAATTTTTCAGCCAGTGTAATTAGCTGCGGATTCCATTGGatgatgtatatttatatatataccttGAGGGGACCGAACTCCAAAGGCCCCATGCATGTAAGGAACAAACTTTGCACTGAAACGCTAAACAGGTAAAGAGGCATGCATCAATGGTTAGAAATTTTCAGTTTAAGAGGCTCGGAATGATTGGACAACGTATCAACCGTGGCAACGTTAATTGAGGATGTCTAGCATCGCCCAGGGTTATTGAGTTTAGGACCCATTTCTTTGGCTATGGGCGTAAAGAACCCTGCTATCGTGTTGCATGCTGTCTGAGAGGGCTGTGTTAGCTTCGAAGAAATATTTATGGCGTTTGTTTATTTAGCTTAAAGGAGAGGCCACTGTTAGCGGTCTCACTTTACAGACATGAGTCGTTAGATCATTCAAGCAATTTGATGGTGGTAATTTGTTGAACTCGTGTTTTCCAGGGTTGTATGATGTGATCAAAGAGGAAATGCCGAACTGACTGAAGATTCAGAGGTACATGAAGAAAAGATGGTTGCGATCCGGAGTTCAGTGAACCGTCTGGAACGGCATACTTTCAagacaggagaaaatagacttttcTGGACGATAGGTTGGCATGACCGGGTTATTCCTTTGTTGCACTAAAGTACTGTAAACCACTTGAAAAGAGTCCCGCCTATTGTAGTCCCACTTAGAGTCATGAATTGGGCATTAAAATTGAAATGATGCACGGATATAGATTCCAATGGTCCGGTCCGTGGGTCGAGCTGTAGACTTCGTTTCAAGCTGCCATGTCAGGAGGAAAATTTGACAAAACTCTAGCCCAGCACGCTCGTTGCGCATCCTTATGCACAGATCCAGTGATTTGCTaaagttgacgttgaggacgaagCAACTATGGTATGCTCTTATTTCCTTTTTTGGGGAAAAAAACACACTGCGCTGTGGTTTTAAAGCTGCTTTGCTCGCCAACTTATGGTGCGTTtcgttatattttttattttttaatttttaaaaatattttttatttttttatttttattattaaataaaaataaaaaaataaaaaatatatttgataactaTTTTGTTATAAAGTAAAAAGCAAAATTTGAGAACGACGGATGAAGAGCTCgacaagaaagaaagagaggaaaaaaaggaaTGAAGAGGTGAAGAACTCCGTGAGAGAGAAGGAttcgaattttttattttttagtttgacGTTTTAGACGTtcgaaagtaaaaaaataaaaaaataaattttgaaaaataaaaaatttttattttatatataaagtaactattttgattattttaatttttaatttttacttttcatcaaatattatattttaatttttattttttaaaaaattaaaaaataaaaatatatatatatttttagtgatTAACCAAAAGCACCCTTAATGGAAAGTAGGGACACAAAAGCTTTTGGTCGTGGATCAATTTGTTCCCGATTAAACGAAAGaataacttaatttttttttttgaaacccaaCATTTATATTTGCAGTAAATAGACTAACATTTTAGCATTTGGTGGGATCTTAAGTAGAATAAATGTAGTTAAGGATCTTTTATATTTTGCTCAACTTCAAGTGAATcatctacagagaataaaaaggaaaataaataatatatcttCTGTTACTTTGCTGTATAAAAGAAGTTGAGAAAGGAGTTGGCAGAAAGAAAAATGAAGCGCGCAATtctttttttagattatgttGACGAATGTTGGTGACAAAAATTATGGCGGTGGAGGTAGCATTCGATGCACTATTAGAGGCTTGGGTAAAATTAAGTAAAATCTTGAACTGACAAATGTTAATTAAATGAGCTTGCTACGCTCTCTACTCAGAGCCGGCCCTGAGGTGGGTCAAATTGGACGACCACCCCAGgcccctgattttttttttttttttctgggtaaaTCAAACGTCGTTCTCCCTCTCCCGAGTCCCGGCACCCCAACGGCTCCCAGCAACAGCTTTTTAGCCCTCATCATCTCgatttttctttgaatttttcatcgTCTCTCGTCACCTCGCAACGCCTCCCTTGATTTCTCTCTATTCTGCTGTCCATCGGTGATTCTTCCTTATTTTGGacatcaaaaatcagatcaaaatctatCAAAAAGTCAAATAAATCTCTTCAATTCTCCTCTTTCAATCTGCTATgaattttaaacttgattttttgcCGATTTATTGTTAGAAAAATTCTTGAAATCCTAGTTCAGCAAAttttcctatttttttatttttttatatttccgGCACCTCGGTCATCGGAGCTTGTGGTTGTCGTCATCCGGTCGTCGAAGACTGCCCCTTTAGTTGTGGGCGGTGTTGGCCGGGGAGGAGGATCTCCCTTGTGGGTTGTGGCCTTGCCTCAGGAACAGGAATGAGTTCTCTgtttcgttaaaaaaaaaaaaatagagagaaagagtcCCTGTTTTACCgtggaaaaagaaggaaaaaaaaaactattcgaCCACTGttggctgaattagattttttgatgctttatatataagtttttttatttctctttttaaaTCCTTGAATATGTTGTACTCTCAGCTTTTCTTGTTCCCAGCTCATTGAGTTTTTCAGATGAACTTTTTCTCTGACCATTCTCTACGCACATGTAacgaatttaaaattaaaaaaaaaatcactggagCCTGTGGTtgtcgtcgtccgatcgtcggggacCGCTCCTTTAGTTGTGGGCGGTGTTGGCCGGGGAGGAGGATCTCCCTTACGGCCTTACCTCAGGAACGAGAGATGAGTCCTTTAttccgttaaaaaaaaaaaaaaagaaaggatccCCTATTTTAccatggaagaaaaagaaaaaaaaaatgatccacagttcacacaataaaaaaaagaaaaaagatgatccaCACTATTCCgttaaaaaagagagaggatgagtCCTCTGTTTTACtatggaagaaaaagaaggaaaaaaaaagatgatccaCAGTccacataataaaaaaaaaaaagatggttcaCATAATATAATTACATGAATTTGTTAATTATAATCCAATTGGTTTAGGTATATGAAATTTGGCCCGTCTATGTGAGAGTCTTAATCAATAGGTCAGTATTCTTGCATATGAtggaatatatttaattttgtacACCTAGGACttgcttttttaaataaatataattatggcctttatatccatcttatttttttagatagcTTGTGATTTCActtcattttcttattatttttactatatcttattcttaaaataattgattaattatcatattttattttttaaatttaaatttttattacaattacAGTAGCTTTTACTCAAATTTTGTTCCATCAAAAAAGTCTTCAAGCAAGTTCTATTGTTCTATCAAAAAACTTTAAATCAGGTTCTATTGTTCTAAACTTCAAATTTATTGATTACTAATTTtagctaatatttattattttattaatcaaaatgaTACCTAAAAAATATCCTTCACGTCATGAAAaacttaagaaaaaaagaaaactagaacaattgactcaatcattaaaaggatgtcttgataaatttattataactaaaAAAAGTGATATAGTtgagaattcaaataatattgTTAGTGAATTTGTCTATGAAAATACAAATGTTACTTATGAATtagataatgataataatattattaataatgataataCTAATAGCACAGATTATCTCATTAgtggtgataaaaatttaatgaatgaaaaatcaagtgaattaaatacttttgacatttatGATCCTAGGATATGGGATAGTCTTGATACAAATTCTAAAGATTTATTAATTGAAAATGATCctaaaagagatattaatataaagttccctcttgatcaatataatagatatttttcttGAATACATTATGATCGAACTTTACTAAATGGAGAGCAACATGACCGAAACTGGTTAGTATATTCAAAAGAGTTagacaaattattttatttttgttgtaagcTATTTAAATCAAATGATAATAGTAGTAGAAGTCAATTAGCAAGTGATGGTTGTAGAGATTGGAAACACCTTAGTGAAAGACTTAAAGCTCATGAAACTAGTAATGATCACATTCATAATATGACCACTTGGATTGATTTAcagaatagatttaaaaaaaattaaacaatcgataaacatattcaagaaaaaattaataaagagaaAGAACATTAGAAAAAAGTACTATTAAGAATAGTAGCTGCTGTTAAATTTCTTGCTCAAAGTTCTCTAACTTTTTGTGGAacgaatgaaaaaatttatcaaaatagtaaTGGTAATTTTTTACGATTAATTGAAATGATTGCTGTTTTTGATTCAATTATGCAAGAACATCTTAGAcgtattcaaaataatgaaattcaatatcattatcttagtcataaaattcaagatgagttagtCATTGCATTagcatctaatataaaaaatttaataattaaaaaaattaaagaagcaaAATATTATTCCATTATACTTGATTGTACTTCAGATGCAAGTCATCAAGAATAAATGTCTTTGATCAAACGATGtgtgaatatttcaaaaagaCTAATAACAATAGAAGAAtactttttagaatttttaaaagtGGATAATACATCAGGTTTAGgcctttttaatgaattacaatctATTATAGAAACTCTTAATTTAAACATTGATGATATAAGAGGACAAGGATATGACAATGGATCTAAAATGAAAGGAAAAAATCAGGGAGTACCAAaaagattattagaaataaattCTAGAGCATTTTATACACCATGTGCTTGTCATAGTCTTAACTTAACACTTTGTGATATAGCTTCATCTTGTAGTAAAACTAAAACTTTTTTTGGTGTAATACAACATATATATAATGTATTTGGTGGTTCTACaaagagatgaaaaattttacttGATAATGTACCTAATTTAACATTAAAGCCATTGTCACAAACACGTTGGGAAAGTCGCATTGAGAACGTCAAAGCAATAAAATTTCAAACTCCACAAATAAGAGAAGCTTTATATCAATTAGCTGAAATTTGTGAGGATTCAAAAACAAAGAGTGAAACTGAATCTTTAGCAATatatgagcttgaaaattttgaatttttattaggAATGATTATTTGGTATGATATACTATTTACTGTTAATTTAGTTAGCAAAAATTTACAATCTAAGGATATGCGTATAGATGTTGCCATTGATCAGTTAAAAGGGTTAGTTTCATTTTTTGAAAGATATAGAGAGACTAGCTTTACTTCTACCATGATTTCAGCTAAGAAAATTGCAAATGAGATGGAAATTGATCCTATATTTCGTATAAAATGtcaagtaaaaagaaaaagataatttgatgaaaatattaatatagatattgaATAATTATCAGAAGAATCATttagagttaattattttttatatttagtagatcaagctatctttttattgaaatataggtttgaacaatttcaattatatgaaaataattttggatttttgtttgatttcaaaacattaatttcattggaagaagaaagtttgaaaaaattttgtcttaatcttcaaaatattttaacaaatggtAATCATTGTGATCTTGATGGGattgatttattttcagaattaaaagttctaaaagcaattatgccaaaagaaaaaaatactgctATGGATATACTTAATTATATTAATGAAATGGATTGTTATCCAAATACATCAATTgcatatagaatattattgacCATACTTGTCACTGTTGCATCTGCTgaaagaagtttttcaaaattaaaattattaaaatcatatttatgatcaacaatgttacaagaaagattaaatagtttagctatgctatctattgaagaagaattattgtcaaatattgattacaaaaaaattataaaaaaatttgcatTACAAAAGATacatagattaatttttcaataataattaatatttaaaatatattaatttttaatagaaaagatttttttttatttgatttcgggcctaaaaaatatcaggaccagCCCTGTCTCTACTCCACCATCTGTTCCATCATACAAATCCGTATCATGATCGGGAATTTGTGCAATGCACGAAGGGAGGTGTTCATCGTCCAAATCTTCAGGACATTATAGCCCTGGTAGTGGTGCAGTCATTCTGCATATCACGTGGATGATGGTAAATGAGTGGGTAAGGtaggtgatttttttttaaaatatattttatttttgataaattaatgaaaaatttttagttaaatttaaatttaaaaataatctctcatttaagtttcaaataaaaaatactctttattaaaaatataatttaaaaatacctTCCCAAATGACATGAAATGACTGAATTATTTTTGTAGTTATAAAGtaacactatattattataaaataatactatactatAATAAAATAGTACTGCACTATTATAAGATAATACTATACTGTTACATTATTATAAAGCAACACTGTATTATTGTAACGTAATACTACACTATAATAacgtaatactatcttattgtaaagaaatactgtattaatataatacaataaagcaacactatattattataacGAAATACTGTGCTAATATAATGTAACACTGtcttattgtaaaaaatattatatcaatataatataataaagtaatactatattattataaaaagatatcatactaatataatgtaatactgtcttattgtaaaaaaatactgctttattatttaaaaatataaagataatttttattaaaaattaaaaattatttttaatttatatttaaaatttaaaattatatttatataaaatttaattaaaatgctacttttaagttaaaaataaattaaaaatttttctatcgtATATTTTTGTATAACTTTCGGTGGAagtaatgatcaatttttttttaaatttttttgagataattatataacaaactacttttctgaatccTACCAGCAGCCCGTGGAAGCAAAATGAGACATTTTAAATGCTTCAAGGCAGTTCAGAGGGTTGACCTGAACCCAACTTATTGGTGAGTTGGACTGGGTTGGGTGGATTCGCATGGAAAAACCGGACCCATCGTCAAAACCCCGGCCTAACCCTAGGTCCCTAGCCGCAATCGCAGTGGTGTTTGGGGGAGTTAGCCGGAGGCTTTTCCCCGCCAGACATGGAGGAGCTCAAGACGGCGGATCTCGCAGGCCCGCTGGAGCTCTTCCCTCCCGTCGACTTCTGCTGCGTTTATGGCTCCGCTCTCCTTCCCAATAATAATGACAAGGTATCCTCCTTTTCTTCCCTTCTCGTCCCAAAATGACTCATCTTTTATTGTCGGTCCTTTCTCCTCCTTTCCAGAATTCCATGGTGGATTACATCTTGGGTGTACCAGATCCCATCAAATGGCATTTGGAAGtgagctttcttcttcttcttcttcttcttcttcttcttcttcttcttctttaaatgTTTGTTTAGATCTTTTTGTCTTTGTTTATATAATAAAGTGGATACTTTTGTTGGTGTTGAGCAAAACCCAGAATTTGGAAAGGAACAGACGCCACTACTCGACGTGGATGGTGCGACTCGGCCCGAGAGCGGTATTCTTCTTCTGGGGTGCTCTGGTTTCCGATTTTGGGCATCTGAGTGTTTGAATTTTAGGTAATTTTAGTATGTtgaattttttgttatttttggtTCAGATTACTCGGGTTGCAGATGGGATAGGTGCGGGAGTGCACTTCAATCCCTTTGTGGAGTGGAGAGACAAGGTTCCTTTGGTGCTAAATTTaacagctctctctctctctctctctctctctctctctctctctctgttgttTGCCCTCCATTGATGTCTTTAATTATTATGGATTGGTTGAATAATATATCCAGTAGGCCTGAATTTGGATTCTTAACAGAAAATAAAGTATGGAGTGGTGCGAATGCATGACTTGGCTATGGATATACTTACTTGGGATAGGTTCTACTTGAGCGGCCGTTTGCAGAAACCTGTATGTTGTTGCTTGAGGTGTGCtggatttatttaattatttatttgttGATTACTTATTATAACATTCCAGACGATCATATTGCAGAAATTTCTTCTTTATATATGAACTTAGTATCTTTTATCCAAATATAATTTCGGCGATCTCATCATAGAACTCTGCTACTTTCTGTATCTTTGTAGTCTGTTAGAATTTAATTCAGGTTTATTCAGTGGATACTTGAATGTTAAAACTTGTATGAGATCACTCTTACCAAGACGTTCCAAAATCCTAGGGCAAGTGCCAAAGTTGCACTAACCTAAGTTGAACTCAAATGTTTTTGGGTGACACTATGTTGATCATCATATCATCTtttgatcataaaaatattaatttttgcatgccaGTTATCTAACTTAATCTGCTCGAGTATCATCTGTCATCTTCTTCAGGATCTTTTCAAGATGCGTGATTCTCGCTCTCTGAATCTAATGAGCTGTTATTGTCCCTACAGGTTCATGTTGTTATCGATAATTGGGATGTAGAAAAGGTCAACTTGATTAATCTGAAGATGGCAATTTCTGCTTCACTGCTCCTTTTGCCACCTGAATTTACTGAGGTTTGGCTTGAAGTTTTGTTCCCCAAACTATGtagcattttttctcttttaggtGTTCTTTATTAGGAAAAATAACTAGTTAGATCTTGTATCAAAAGTTTCTGTACAATGCAGGAAGATCTATATGCTAAAATTTGTAGTCTCTCATATATGGGTGATTTGCGGATGCTGTTTGCAGAGGACAAGAATAAGGTCAGTCTAATGGAACGTACCTATTTATTCTGGATTGTAATGGAATGGACTTTTAATTCCAGTAGAAGAAAATGAGGAAAtctaaaatatagaataattttgacTGCACCCTAGCTTTCTGTAAAGTCAACAATTTGAGGTAATTTATTACCTTTTTTTTTCTAGCTTCAATAAATCTAATCATTTATTGTGTGATTTTGTATCTGATGTACTTATTCCTGATGATTGGACACTCTGTGCTGGATGACAAAATCAGCATATTATATCCCGGTGCAtacctttaaaaaaataaaattaaattaaataaaaaaaaaaaactgaggcCTTGTTTGGATGCCTGATCATGGCATCTGGGCGATTTCTTCTGCATAGTTGGGAATTGCACATTAATTAGGATATGGGGAACAAATGTGGGAGCAAAGGGTACCTGTGAGACTTGCAATCTTGACATTTCCAGCAATCTCAAGTCCATCTATCATGATGATTTTAGTAATTGCAAGTATCAACGTTTCtgcccaatcaatcaaaatttatggTCCTTCCacatcaaattttaatttctttccatCATACATCCTGTCTTTGTGATGCTCAGGTGTCCAAATAGGCCCTGAGTTATCTTTGTTTTTGCAATTATCTCCATTTCACCAAATACGCTAGTTAGGAATGGCAAATTAATGCAACTTGTCATTGGGTAAGTTACTTTGATATGTATTGATCTTATATGTTTGATCTGCAGGTCAAAAAGATTGTTGAGGGAAGTTTTAAATTATTCCAGTCAATGTATAAGCCCCTAATACAAGAGCATGTGTTTGATGGGTTGCTGAGCACTTCACCTCATGGCAAACAGGCAGCATTTAAACAGGTTTCTTTAGTTCTCAATATATTTTAGCTCTGCAATGCTTTTTTACAATCTGTTATCTTTCTATGTTTCTGCAAGCTCAGCTCCTAACTCTGACTTCCCCCCCAAAAGTAAGTTGACTGAACTGAGTCACAGTGGTTACTATCAGAATTTCTAAACTTGTAACCCAAGAAAAACTTCCAGATGTATATAGGAGTTTGTATCATATAAGCTAATACAATCCCTAACCAACATTATCGAATCATGCACCTTTAATATTGAATTTATTATCCTAAGAAGGAATCAAGGGACAGCTTCCTTAGAAACTCAGTCAAATGCGAAGTTTTGCTGCGATGCACTGTGGAGTTTAAATGCCTAGATTCGGGGTCTTTGATGTGGTAATAATTAGTTTGATTAAAATATGGATCTGGCAGTCTTCTAGCTATATCTGGCCATATGTCTAGTGGCTTTTGACATGTTCATTGGTGACGTGTGCTAGAATTAGCTTAAAAATCATATCAAGTCTTCTGTTCGGAGGAAAGACTCACATTCGTGCCTTGCCCTCTTGTTATGATAGTATTATGAGTTTCTGGAAAAACCACAACTTATCTGACTTTGAGGAACAAAGTAATGTGCTAAGCAGTGAAGGAAAAGAAAGCAAACCAATAATTGAGTCTGATTTcttcctcttttactcatgttGATTTCTGATATACTAAACCATTATATTTTGGTAGGACTTTTGTTTATCAGCAACAAGCTCTCTGTTCTCTTGTCTTCCTTGGACAGTCCAGCGTCGAATTAGTGGAAATTATGAAAGTGAATCAGGTATTTAGTTCTGTGTGCTGGTGAGT is part of the Elaeis guineensis isolate ETL-2024a chromosome 15, EG11, whole genome shotgun sequence genome and harbors:
- the LOC109504735 gene encoding uncharacterized protein isoform X2, with the protein product MEELKTADLAGPLELFPPVDFCCVYGSALLPNNNDKNSMVDYILGVPDPIKWHLENLERNRRHYSTWMVRLGPRAITRVADGIGAGVHFNPFVEWRDKKIKYGVVRMHDLAMDILTWDRFYLSGRLQKPVHVVIDNWDVEKVNLINLKMAISASLLLLPPEFTEEDLYAKICSLSYMGDLRMLFAEDKNKVKKIVEGSFKLFQSMYKPLIQEHVFDGLLSTSPHGKQAAFKQDFCLSATSSLFSCLPWTVQRRISGNYESESGTMTPQIAVSSREVAAKCVRKALRRLVMVSSARQAVSGVLAAGGVNAARYLGKKISKAWKSRTS
- the LOC109504735 gene encoding uncharacterized protein isoform X1 codes for the protein MEELKTADLAGPLELFPPVDFCCVYGSALLPNNNDKNSMVDYILGVPDPIKWHLENLERNRRHYSTWMVRLGPRAITRVADGIGAGVHFNPFVEWRDKVPLVLNLTKIKYGVVRMHDLAMDILTWDRFYLSGRLQKPVHVVIDNWDVEKVNLINLKMAISASLLLLPPEFTEEDLYAKICSLSYMGDLRMLFAEDKNKVKKIVEGSFKLFQSMYKPLIQEHVFDGLLSTSPHGKQAAFKQDFCLSATSSLFSCLPWTVQRRISGNYESESGTMTPQIAVSSREVAAKCVRKALRRLVMVSSARQAVSGVLAAGGVNAARYLGKKISKAWKSRTS